From Trueperella pecoris, a single genomic window includes:
- a CDS encoding WhiB family transcriptional regulator — MSKATSSLRAATGSDDSRVAQSLMQGIFNLGYGFAEEADLSWMEEALCAQTDPDIFYPEKGGSTAPATSICKNCSVRAECLEYAVTNDIRHGIWGGTSDNDRKRMARERKAARGGR; from the coding sequence ATGTCGAAAGCGACCTCGTCGCTCCGCGCCGCTACTGGTTCGGACGATTCTCGCGTGGCGCAGAGTCTTATGCAGGGCATCTTTAATCTCGGCTATGGTTTTGCCGAGGAAGCTGACCTGTCGTGGATGGAGGAAGCGCTGTGCGCGCAGACCGATCCAGATATTTTTTACCCTGAAAAGGGCGGCTCTACCGCTCCGGCAACGTCAATCTGCAAAAACTGCTCCGTTCGGGCTGAGTGCCTCGAATACGCAGTGACCAACGATATCCGCCACGGAATTTGGGGCGGGACCTCGGATAACGACCGCAAGCGTATGGCTCGCGAGCGTAAGGCAGCGCGCGGAGGTCGCTAG
- a CDS encoding glycosyltransferase family 2 protein: MTREKVTAIVVCHGRDLSFFADTLRALQAQIHQPEAVVVLVPSMEERFVSPVRECFGVEDQRVHITPASGANLAQMLAGADFHDADWLWLLHADSAPAERALDALLRAGEGSNRIAVVGPKQIAWETAPAPVLLEVGIRATRSGRRVPEVEPGERDQGQYDSRTDVLAVGTAGALVRRSAWDELGGLDPFLGPFGDGLEFSRRARRAGYRVVVEPQAVVRHGRSGLGGDRSFAELRRAQIYNALIAARPGAVVVNILGFFLLAFARSAARLVVKEPGLAWAELKAGLSVVTMVDDVVRGRRRLAQVSTVGPEALSALEAKPADIRHARRESRRSAKEAKILAERPDPLTIKARADLARHSRNGALITAAVSVLAAVAFFLPVFSSGVLAGGGLAADRTQAPDLARLIWTGWLNSGDGLPYAVDPLWAILLPFLFVGHPFGMTLGALATGVLYLAMPAAALGAYLAAGRLTTSWVVRTVLSLTWIVAPSFGAALWSGQIGAVVSHVLLPVAVFAIAGAWRGSARNLGLAALVFGALAAAAPVFGLVAVLVAVLGVFLRPGQRKRWLWIPAPALAMLAPTLRGGLSPDLLFAQAGVPTRDQFVLDTGLAAAPLIVVVAVAALALVRLHRMWQIRLGWLISAAGLVVVALAPFAQVGRELVPGGYVTLGASTAVGYSIAWLGLWVSIVAGADRLRTAMRRRSFGLIQITGGLAMVALPLAVVAMGGRWVALAAGEPELGAKTPVVPALAEEAFSRNERVLSLTLTSEGMTAELWRGAGMELHEFTMARGLNEAAAVAAGATADAANIDFGDAVAGLFAGTAQAATALADHAINIVLVPPLADGDSPEFRAQLVGRLHTVPGLQYVTTGEAGTFWRVAQETRRISADGATLTDGLLGARGSIDPGQARTLTLAERADARWRATVGGTELEAGQGWNQTWAVPAGMSGKLTVSFVDPVNRGLVVAQLATMLASFVVTLPLRRRVGGIE; the protein is encoded by the coding sequence GTGACTCGTGAAAAGGTCACGGCAATCGTGGTTTGCCACGGCCGTGACCTTTCTTTTTTCGCCGACACCCTGCGCGCACTGCAGGCCCAGATCCATCAACCGGAGGCTGTTGTGGTCCTCGTGCCGAGCATGGAGGAGCGATTTGTTTCGCCCGTCCGCGAGTGCTTCGGCGTCGAGGACCAGCGCGTCCACATCACGCCCGCTTCGGGAGCCAACCTCGCGCAGATGCTGGCCGGGGCGGATTTTCATGACGCCGACTGGCTTTGGCTCCTCCACGCGGACTCGGCCCCCGCTGAGCGCGCCCTCGATGCCCTGTTGCGGGCCGGCGAGGGTTCGAATCGCATCGCGGTGGTGGGGCCGAAACAGATCGCGTGGGAAACCGCGCCCGCGCCCGTCCTCCTCGAGGTGGGTATCCGCGCCACTCGTAGCGGACGCCGGGTGCCTGAGGTTGAACCCGGGGAACGCGATCAGGGGCAATACGATTCGCGAACAGACGTCTTGGCGGTGGGAACCGCGGGAGCGCTCGTGCGTCGAAGTGCGTGGGACGAGCTCGGCGGGCTCGATCCCTTCCTCGGCCCGTTTGGTGACGGGCTGGAGTTTTCGCGACGCGCCCGGCGTGCCGGCTACCGCGTGGTGGTCGAGCCGCAGGCCGTTGTCCGCCACGGGCGGTCGGGGCTGGGCGGGGATCGATCCTTCGCCGAACTCCGTCGGGCACAGATCTACAACGCGCTGATCGCGGCCCGCCCCGGCGCCGTCGTCGTCAATATCCTGGGATTTTTCCTGCTGGCCTTCGCCCGCTCGGCGGCGCGACTCGTCGTCAAAGAGCCCGGGCTCGCCTGGGCAGAACTCAAGGCCGGCCTGAGCGTCGTGACGATGGTCGACGACGTCGTGCGCGGACGTCGGCGCCTCGCGCAGGTTTCTACGGTGGGGCCAGAGGCCCTCTCGGCGCTGGAGGCCAAACCCGCTGATATTCGCCACGCGCGCCGCGAATCGCGAAGGTCGGCGAAAGAGGCGAAGATCCTGGCCGAGCGCCCGGATCCGTTGACGATCAAGGCGCGGGCCGACCTCGCCCGACATTCGCGCAACGGCGCGCTCATCACGGCAGCCGTGTCGGTCCTGGCTGCGGTGGCGTTTTTCCTCCCGGTCTTTTCTTCGGGCGTCCTCGCCGGGGGAGGGCTCGCCGCAGACCGCACCCAGGCCCCGGATCTTGCGCGTCTTATCTGGACAGGCTGGTTAAACTCCGGTGACGGTCTTCCCTATGCGGTTGACCCCCTGTGGGCGATTCTCCTGCCGTTCCTCTTCGTGGGCCACCCCTTTGGTATGACGCTGGGCGCACTGGCCACCGGCGTCCTCTATCTCGCGATGCCGGCCGCGGCTCTCGGCGCATACCTGGCCGCGGGGCGGCTGACGACGTCGTGGGTGGTGCGTACCGTCCTCTCCCTGACTTGGATCGTTGCCCCGTCGTTCGGGGCGGCGCTGTGGTCAGGCCAGATCGGCGCGGTCGTCTCACACGTGCTCCTGCCAGTGGCGGTGTTCGCTATCGCGGGGGCGTGGCGCGGATCCGCGCGCAACCTCGGGCTGGCGGCGCTGGTCTTCGGGGCCCTCGCGGCGGCAGCCCCCGTCTTTGGGCTCGTGGCCGTCCTCGTCGCCGTTCTGGGTGTATTCCTGCGGCCCGGCCAGCGCAAACGGTGGCTCTGGATCCCGGCTCCGGCGCTGGCGATGTTGGCGCCGACCCTGCGCGGCGGGCTCTCCCCGGATCTTCTTTTCGCCCAGGCCGGTGTGCCGACCCGCGACCAGTTCGTCCTCGACACCGGCCTCGCGGCCGCCCCGCTCATCGTCGTGGTGGCAGTCGCGGCCCTCGCGCTGGTGCGCTTGCACAGGATGTGGCAGATCCGCCTCGGTTGGCTCATCTCGGCAGCCGGGCTGGTAGTCGTCGCCCTCGCGCCCTTCGCTCAGGTTGGGCGCGAGCTAGTCCCCGGCGGCTACGTCACGCTCGGGGCGTCGACGGCGGTCGGCTACTCGATCGCGTGGCTGGGCCTGTGGGTCTCGATCGTGGCCGGAGCAGATCGCCTGAGGACCGCGATGCGGCGCCGTTCCTTTGGGCTGATTCAGATCACCGGCGGGCTGGCCATGGTTGCCCTCCCGCTCGCCGTCGTGGCAATGGGCGGACGCTGGGTCGCGCTTGCGGCGGGCGAGCCCGAATTGGGCGCCAAGACGCCGGTCGTTCCCGCGCTCGCCGAGGAGGCCTTCTCGCGCAACGAGCGCGTCCTGAGCCTGACCCTGACCTCCGAGGGGATGACGGCCGAGCTCTGGCGCGGAGCGGGCATGGAACTTCACGAATTCACGATGGCGCGCGGCCTGAACGAGGCCGCAGCCGTCGCCGCCGGGGCAACCGCCGACGCGGCGAACATCGACTTCGGCGACGCCGTCGCCGGCTTGTTCGCAGGAACAGCGCAGGCAGCGACTGCTCTTGCCGATCACGCCATCAACATCGTCCTCGTCCCTCCGCTGGCTGACGGCGACTCGCCCGAGTTCCGCGCCCAACTGGTCGGACGCCTCCACACGGTTCCGGGCCTGCAATACGTGACGACCGGCGAGGCGGGAACCTTCTGGCGCGTCGCCCAGGAGACCCGGCGCATCAGCGCAGACGGGGCCACGCTCACGGACGGCCTCCTCGGGGCTCGCGGAAGTATTGACCCCGGTCAGGCGCGCACACTCACGCTCGCCGAACGCGCCGATGCGCGCTGGCGCGCCACCGTCGGCGGAACAGAATTGGAGGCCGGCCAGGGCTGGAATCAAACGTGGGCCGTGCCGGCAGGGATGAGCGGCAAGCTGACCGTCAGCTTTGTCGACCCCGTCAACCGCGGCCTCGTCGTGGCGCAACTGGCCACCATGCTGGCCAGCTTCGTTGTGACGCTGCCGCTACGGCGTCGTGTGGGAGGTATCGAATGA
- a CDS encoding DUF5719 family protein, which translates to MRAKSLLAALTGVVVLGAAAGAGAATYLTDRELPAKDAAFAPAYQGQTGPVRSSLLCFAYPTIPNPTAGIDAVHVEEEKSSWAGVFADAEAHLISPTGAKAAFTGAAPDAFIVDSPMSAKHVAGQVDSPADAVVAGASIQNAKAGDSRGLAAATCQWPSNSVWLVGGASKVGNWLSLMMENASPTPTTVNIDVYSSRGKLEVTRPAITLEANATFSGDLTGIIAEDERIAIRLSSDTGAFVGALQVAALDGVKPAGIDILSDASVGTRTVIPGLIIPDDRSTSATVRVVNPHASPAQVNIATISADGLTPLPGGQGVTVAPQAVLDLSLDGLAPGSYGVQVSADQEIASAVALTRTDTDGVDKAWLAGKKQVTKGGLAIGPYAAQLVLTGNARATWTAYDAAGAQLSSESVTVKEIATVDVPAEAHFLTLEAEEPVYGAAMLTSDSGIAWVALTQDSTSNQSVKLTSRN; encoded by the coding sequence ATGAGGGCCAAATCGTTGCTGGCGGCGCTGACCGGCGTCGTCGTCCTGGGTGCAGCCGCGGGTGCCGGAGCAGCCACCTACCTCACGGATAGGGAACTGCCGGCCAAGGATGCGGCTTTCGCGCCCGCCTACCAGGGGCAAACCGGCCCAGTCCGATCCTCGCTTCTGTGCTTTGCGTACCCGACCATACCAAACCCCACCGCCGGGATCGACGCGGTGCACGTCGAGGAGGAAAAGTCCTCCTGGGCCGGCGTGTTCGCCGATGCCGAGGCACACCTCATCTCGCCCACGGGCGCCAAAGCGGCATTCACGGGTGCGGCCCCTGATGCTTTTATCGTCGACTCTCCCATGAGCGCCAAGCACGTCGCGGGCCAGGTCGATTCGCCGGCAGACGCCGTCGTCGCGGGCGCATCGATCCAGAACGCCAAGGCGGGTGACTCGCGGGGCCTGGCGGCGGCTACCTGCCAGTGGCCGTCGAATTCCGTGTGGCTCGTCGGCGGCGCCTCGAAGGTGGGAAATTGGCTCTCTCTCATGATGGAAAACGCCTCGCCGACCCCGACCACCGTCAACATCGATGTCTATTCCTCACGCGGCAAGCTGGAGGTGACTCGACCTGCGATCACGCTCGAGGCCAACGCGACCTTCAGCGGCGACCTCACCGGCATCATCGCCGAGGATGAGCGCATCGCAATTCGACTCTCGTCCGATACCGGTGCCTTCGTTGGTGCGTTGCAGGTGGCGGCGCTCGACGGCGTCAAGCCCGCCGGAATCGACATCCTCAGCGACGCCTCCGTGGGCACGAGGACCGTCATCCCCGGACTCATCATCCCCGACGACCGCTCGACCAGCGCAACCGTCCGGGTGGTCAACCCCCATGCGAGTCCGGCACAGGTCAATATCGCGACGATTTCAGCCGACGGGCTGACCCCGCTTCCAGGCGGCCAGGGCGTGACGGTAGCGCCGCAGGCCGTTCTCGACCTCTCGTTAGACGGGCTGGCCCCGGGCTCATACGGCGTCCAGGTCAGCGCCGATCAGGAGATTGCCTCGGCCGTGGCTCTCACGCGAACGGATACGGACGGCGTCGACAAAGCGTGGCTTGCCGGTAAGAAACAGGTGACCAAGGGTGGGCTGGCCATCGGCCCCTACGCGGCCCAGCTCGTCCTGACTGGCAACGCTCGGGCGACGTGGACAGCCTACGACGCCGCCGGCGCACAACTCTCAAGCGAATCGGTCACCGTCAAGGAAATCGCAACCGTCGACGTCCCCGCCGAGGCGCACTTCCTCACGCTCGAAGCCGAGGAACCCGTGTACGGGGCAGCGATGCTCACCAGCGACTCGGGCATCGCGTGGGTGGCCCTCACCCAAGACTCAACGTCGAACCAGTCTGTGAAGCTGACCAGCCGGAACTAG
- a CDS encoding DUF3499 domain-containing protein, which translates to MSPIRKCSRVGCAQPAVATMTYGYREATAVIGPLSPVPQQGAFDLCKDHANHVTVPVGWQMIRLQTEFEDAPPSTDDLLALADAIREASKRDVPPPQPAQREVHRPAADVRGHGPARPRTRPRFTVIDGGEED; encoded by the coding sequence GTGAGTCCCATTCGAAAGTGTTCCCGCGTCGGCTGCGCCCAGCCCGCCGTCGCAACGATGACGTACGGCTACCGTGAAGCGACCGCCGTTATTGGCCCGCTTTCCCCCGTTCCTCAGCAAGGCGCGTTCGACCTTTGCAAGGACCATGCCAATCACGTCACAGTTCCGGTGGGGTGGCAGATGATTCGTCTGCAAACAGAGTTCGAGGACGCGCCCCCATCCACGGACGATCTCCTTGCGCTCGCCGACGCGATCCGGGAGGCCTCCAAGCGGGATGTTCCGCCTCCGCAGCCCGCACAACGAGAGGTTCATCGCCCGGCCGCGGATGTGCGTGGCCACGGCCCGGCTCGCCCGCGCACGCGTCCGCGTTTCACCGTCATTGACGGCGGCGAGGAGGACTAG
- a CDS encoding metallopeptidase family protein translates to MTNMPRRSHARRRDRHGRGFRGPVLPMSVPAWRTRADEFDDLLAWDLGTYRRHLGNKMERFDFAVMDVPGHDPAPWEEGIPLARFLPFERPARIHGRIIFYRMPILSALRREADPRLFIHDVVTSQLATALGCMPEDIDYL, encoded by the coding sequence ATGACAAATATGCCGAGGCGTTCTCACGCCCGCCGCCGCGACAGGCACGGGCGCGGGTTTCGTGGGCCCGTTCTCCCGATGAGCGTGCCCGCCTGGCGCACGCGCGCCGACGAATTCGACGACCTTCTTGCGTGGGACCTGGGCACGTACCGCCGTCACCTCGGCAACAAGATGGAGAGGTTCGACTTCGCGGTCATGGACGTGCCCGGCCACGACCCGGCGCCCTGGGAGGAAGGCATCCCGCTGGCGCGATTCTTGCCTTTCGAACGTCCTGCCAGGATCCATGGACGGATCATCTTTTATCGGATGCCGATTCTTTCCGCGTTGCGCCGTGAGGCCGATCCGCGGCTGTTTATTCACGACGTCGTCACGAGCCAGCTGGCGACCGCGCTGGGGTGCATGCCCGAGGATATCGACTACCTCTAG
- a CDS encoding RDD family protein — translation MRVGPDNIITGEGVELELPSATVLSRIVSGVIDYGLLILTYVIFLFNIAPVINNVLRLNAAQGRSLLIFTTAIFFWVLPALITGIFHGRTLGKLATRTRVVQLDGGTITMNQAFIRSTVGIFEVFVTLGVVATVVAFVSQRGRRLGDMLGGTYVTRWPSRPTWEPKVSMPEELAAWASIAQTRPIPGGLSLNIADFLKARKRLTDRARESQSRALAAACERYVSPPPPWGTPPEAFLEAMTLLRYDAETRRLATLDARRQRLNTRITDMPFGVDRVSSGDRAD, via the coding sequence ATGCGAGTAGGACCTGACAACATCATCACCGGAGAAGGCGTAGAGCTCGAGTTGCCCTCTGCGACGGTGCTCTCACGTATCGTCTCCGGCGTCATCGATTACGGGCTACTGATCCTGACCTACGTGATCTTTCTGTTTAACATCGCGCCCGTCATCAACAACGTCCTCCGGCTGAATGCGGCGCAGGGGCGCTCACTACTCATCTTCACGACGGCAATCTTCTTCTGGGTCCTTCCCGCTCTCATCACCGGAATCTTCCATGGGCGCACGCTGGGCAAGCTCGCAACGCGCACCCGCGTCGTCCAGCTCGACGGCGGGACAATCACCATGAATCAGGCCTTCATCCGCTCGACGGTCGGCATTTTTGAGGTCTTCGTGACGCTCGGGGTGGTGGCCACCGTCGTCGCCTTCGTCTCTCAACGCGGCAGGCGCCTGGGCGACATGCTCGGGGGAACGTACGTGACCCGCTGGCCCTCCAGGCCCACCTGGGAGCCCAAGGTCTCGATGCCAGAGGAGCTCGCCGCGTGGGCGTCGATTGCCCAGACCCGGCCCATTCCCGGCGGCTTGTCCCTCAACATTGCCGATTTTCTCAAGGCCCGTAAGCGCCTGACAGACCGCGCGCGGGAATCGCAGTCGCGCGCGCTGGCCGCTGCGTGTGAACGCTACGTGTCTCCCCCACCGCCGTGGGGTACCCCGCCCGAGGCCTTCCTCGAGGCCATGACCCTCCTGCGCTACGACGCCGAAACCCGCCGGCTGGCTACGCTCGATGCCCGCCGTCAACGCCTCAATACGCGCATCACGGATATGCCGTTCGGTGTGGATCGCGTGAGCTCGGGCGATCGGGCCGACTAG
- a CDS encoding stage II sporulation protein M: MESLAFAKAHEAQWNRLRQLTAKASLTGPESDEFVRLYQEAGAHLAIVRTQAPDADLILTLSATVGAARARLTETRGASVRSFLRALTVSLPLAFYRLRWWTHAVAGVTVAVAVLVMVYFALNPAQISQLGPHEYLRNYADEAFAAYYREYPGADFGAMVWTNNAWLALQAVGGGITGIFPVYVLLQNAVAVGQAGAILNYFDSLPVFFQLILPHGLLELTAIFVAGATGLKLFWTALLPGDQPRLEAIAAEGRHTIYVAVGLVGVLFVSALLEGFLTPSYLHWGLKIAIGAAVWLTFWLWVYVFGRAALRSSTQQPSVAYAA; encoded by the coding sequence GTGGAGAGTTTAGCGTTCGCGAAGGCGCACGAAGCGCAATGGAATCGGCTACGGCAGCTGACGGCGAAAGCCTCGCTGACCGGGCCAGAGTCGGACGAATTTGTGCGTCTGTACCAAGAGGCCGGCGCCCATCTGGCAATCGTCCGCACCCAGGCGCCCGACGCCGACCTGATCCTCACGCTGTCAGCCACCGTCGGCGCGGCCAGGGCCCGCCTGACCGAGACGCGTGGGGCCAGTGTGAGGTCGTTCTTGCGCGCCCTGACGGTGAGCCTGCCGCTGGCCTTCTATCGGCTTCGGTGGTGGACCCACGCCGTGGCTGGCGTGACGGTCGCGGTCGCCGTGCTCGTCATGGTCTATTTTGCACTTAACCCCGCCCAGATCAGCCAGCTTGGCCCGCACGAATACTTGCGCAATTACGCCGACGAGGCCTTCGCCGCCTACTACCGGGAGTATCCGGGGGCCGACTTTGGGGCGATGGTGTGGACGAACAACGCCTGGTTGGCGCTCCAGGCCGTCGGCGGGGGTATCACTGGTATCTTCCCCGTCTACGTCCTGCTACAAAACGCTGTTGCCGTGGGCCAAGCCGGTGCGATCTTGAACTATTTCGATTCCCTGCCCGTGTTCTTCCAGCTCATCCTGCCGCACGGCCTGCTCGAGCTGACGGCGATTTTCGTGGCGGGTGCGACCGGCCTGAAGCTGTTCTGGACGGCCCTCCTGCCTGGGGACCAGCCGCGGCTGGAGGCGATCGCTGCCGAGGGCAGACACACGATCTACGTAGCCGTCGGGCTGGTCGGGGTCCTTTTCGTGTCGGCTTTGCTCGAGGGGTTCTTGACCCCCTCCTACCTCCATTGGGGCCTCAAGATAGCGATCGGCGCAGCTGTGTGGCTGACGTTTTGGCTGTGGGTGTACGTCTTCGGCCGCGCTGCGCTTCGCTCCTCGACTCAGCAGCCCTCGGTCGCCTACGCCGCTTAG
- a CDS encoding DUF58 domain-containing protein codes for MGIVLAVVGRDAGLAFLVSGLIVLLVLADALLAPNPSRLVFERAGEETARVGEDARALLTVSNPSDRRIRGQIRDAWPPSAHVTPSRHDFDIPAGQGHEFESTLSPTRRGTIHSSALTIRTNGPLGLAGRQKSAPTRWQLRVLPPFVSRRHIPSRVRQLRELDGRSLLLTRGEGTEFDSLREYVVGDDVRAIDWRSTARLGDTVVRTWRPERDRHVVIVLDSGRGGALRVCAHPAFDAFIEVALLQAAIAQKAGDRVSVLALDDRLRARQASEKTAAVTHHIAQTLADVEPSLLATDWQALPAHISRISRRQAFIVILTTLGGGTLSTGLVDVLPALRKSHTVMIASASREFDTHAADVFERAAQERSELETTNLIRTLENAGAVVVRATAERLPVAVVDTYLRLKAKGRL; via the coding sequence TGTCCTCGCGGTGGTGGGGCGCGACGCCGGGCTCGCCTTCCTCGTGAGCGGACTCATCGTGCTCCTCGTGCTCGCCGACGCACTCCTCGCACCCAATCCGTCTCGGCTTGTTTTTGAACGCGCCGGCGAGGAAACAGCTCGCGTGGGAGAAGACGCCCGCGCGCTTTTAACGGTGTCTAATCCCTCGGATCGCCGCATCCGGGGCCAGATCCGTGACGCGTGGCCACCGTCCGCGCATGTGACTCCCTCACGGCATGACTTCGACATCCCCGCAGGCCAAGGCCATGAATTCGAGTCGACTCTCAGCCCCACCCGCCGCGGAACAATTCACTCATCGGCCCTCACTATTCGCACGAACGGCCCGCTCGGCCTCGCCGGCCGGCAAAAGTCGGCACCCACCCGATGGCAGCTGCGGGTCCTTCCGCCCTTCGTCTCGCGCCGCCATATCCCTTCGCGGGTGCGCCAGCTACGCGAACTCGACGGACGATCGCTGCTTCTGACCCGCGGCGAGGGCACCGAGTTCGATTCCCTGCGCGAATACGTCGTTGGCGACGACGTCCGGGCGATCGACTGGCGTTCCACCGCACGCCTGGGAGACACCGTCGTGCGGACCTGGCGCCCCGAGCGCGATCGCCACGTCGTCATCGTTCTCGACAGCGGGCGCGGCGGTGCGCTTCGCGTTTGCGCACATCCCGCTTTTGACGCCTTCATCGAGGTGGCGCTTCTTCAGGCGGCTATCGCGCAAAAAGCCGGCGACCGCGTCTCCGTGCTCGCCCTTGACGATCGCCTGCGGGCACGCCAAGCAAGCGAAAAGACCGCGGCCGTCACTCACCACATTGCGCAAACTCTCGCCGATGTCGAACCCTCGCTCCTGGCAACAGACTGGCAAGCCCTTCCGGCCCACATTTCCCGCATATCTCGGCGCCAGGCCTTCATCGTCATCCTCACCACGCTAGGTGGCGGCACGCTCTCCACCGGCCTCGTCGACGTGCTACCCGCACTACGAAAGTCGCACACCGTCATGATCGCCTCCGCCTCGCGCGAGTTTGACACGCACGCGGCCGACGTCTTCGAGCGAGCGGCCCAGGAACGCTCGGAGCTGGAGACGACGAACCTGATCCGCACGCTCGAAAACGCGGGCGCCGTCGTCGTGCGTGCCACGGCAGAAAGGCTTCCGGTGGCTGTGGTCGATACGTATCTGCGTCTCAAAGCCAAGGGCCGGCTCTAG